gcgggaaaatccttttgtatgaaaaatctaggacttatgatgaccaaattggagatgtccttagaaaaggttcaatacgatctactctgaaccggcgtgcgtgtatgaagcgattgatgaatgtggaggaagcaagagaagtgtgtcaggatcgaagcaaatggaattctatagtctctgcttaccccggtgggaaataggcgtgagtttatgtatgtatgtatgtatgaaaaatctaaaccactcaagttagacgcttgaaatttggcatgcaggtaccttagttaacttaaagcttagttgcaacaggatattgcaaaattcccacggaaacgggagttagtgggaaaaaaacatttgtatgaaaaaatcgaaaccgcgtaagatagatattttcaattcaattcaattaaattatttattgcattccatgtagtacaatggggtgttacataggcataggaactaaaacatggaccctgtagggcacagcaacgttgaagggaagagaggaagtgtgtattaaaattaaaactcaatgaacaatcaattaaaaaaaaacaattcaatcaattgattcaatctagcatgcatgcataccttagtaaatataaagtttatttttggctgtattttgaaaaatgggagttattgggaaaaaaaaaatgtacttatgaaaaaatctaaactgcataagtatgcactcccacacacacaaagatctctctcttatataacacgccacgcggacgaagtcgcgggcaaaagctagtttatttatatttttttgaagtcgcttataaataatgatgaatctctttctttaattttttttttcatctttatTTATGTTTGCCGTTAAATGTCAATGTAAAACGCAGTGATTCCGAGCAGTGATTATTTGCTCATTGTGTCAATGTTGAACGTAAACAATTTGGATACATAATATTCGTTTTATTGCTATTCCTAACGTAATAATGATATAAACTCTGAAACTAAATTTCGGTAATCAGTAGATtcattaaaacattaaaaatatgttttttagaCGGTATAGCGGATTTCTTAAGGAGCAGAATCTCCAAGAGAAGATCAATATGCTCCACCATATGTATTTGCCCATGGATTTGAATACCGCCTTTTATCGCAATAAGTTAAACGCAATGAAGAAATTAGACTTCATTTTAAAGCACACGAGTAGAAGAAACTTGCAGGAAGCAGATTTTACGGAGCTTTTAATTTGTGCTTTGacgttgatttattttttcggaatGCGGCTGAAACTCAGCAGGTTGACTTCCAGGTGGTGGTACTGGTGCGGTAAGAGAGACTTTGTCAGGGCCGAAGCCGCCTTCCAAAAGACTATGGACCTTTTACAACCTGAACGGAGCGAGATTACGATTAAAATCACCCTCAATTTCTTTTCCGACGTCGCATTGTGGCCATTCGAGAGCTTCGTTGAGCAAATATTAGAAGTACTCCTGTATTTCAATCGAGGAAATATGACCTTGTATAATATAATGCTTACAGACATACATTATGTTCTATTTTCTGATGTGAAGTCTGCGAGGCATCGCATGAGGGTCCTGTACGAGCTTCTCAAAAGTAAAAATTGGGTAATAGACAAACAGAAATTGCTACCTTTCATAACAAGGCTCTTAGATTTCTTTGCTAAAAGTGAAAATCGCGTTTCCGTGTACATGTACCTAAGAAAAGGTTTTGAAGTATGTCTACGGCGAATTTTTGAGAGAGCGGAAAATAAAGATAGATTGACTATTATAACAACAATGCTGAACTGGTTTGCGTTGGTAAAAATGAGTGACGATGACGTTCTAGAGTTTTCCTCGCTGATCGACAGAGCCGCTGAACTCTACATAGTGGGCTCTTACAGCGACAGTTTCAGCGAAGGGTTATTTAATCATGTGCTTAAGAACTTAGTGGGTTCTTCAAATCCCTTCTACAGTCTCATCGGTAGTCGCCTTTTGCAAAGGTTTCTCGATCGCCAGGGAAATGGAAATTATTTAGTGACACctacaatattttatgaattttcacaGGTATTTTATTAGCTTGAATGTATGATACGGCTGCTTACCCACCTATAGACATACCTACTAAGATTCTGTATTTTTTAGATTAACTTGGAAATAGGAATTTATGATAGCAGCGACAAGACATTCATGAGACATCACAGAGAAACATTTCATCGGTATATTATGAAAGCTTGTAGGAGACACTGTCACAACAGCGTTAATTTAAAGGCATTGTTCTTGGTCATATGCTGTATTGTTTTGGAGGTTCCTTGTGGGCTGACGGCGGCGGCCGCTGCCTGTATCGTCATGTCCATCCAGGACTTTGCTTTGAATGGAGAGAACATAACTGCCACCTGCAGATACTGGATGCACGCCGTCGTCGTGTCCGTAATGTCTTTGATATGCTGGGTGCACAAGTCCCCGGTTCTTTATTCTTATGTTAATCAAATCATTTCACGTCGAGCCAAAGAAGCTCCCCAACTTAACCCGCCTCTGATGCATGTTTACACTATCGGACATCATCACGTTACTTGGAATAAACCTACACTTTTTTTCGAAGATTGGGAGCTTAGATATGGACTGTGGAAACATTTTATTGATCAAGTACGTGTAATTCCTTATCTGATATGTAGTTTTGTTGGAGCATAGGTATGTTTAATGGTGATTTTGTTACAGACCGGAAAGGAGAGAGAAAATAAGTTTGTGAAAAAAATTCCTTCCTTAAACATGGGGGCATGAAGGTAGTACGGTGTCGTCGTACGAAGTATAGATAAGTAAAAGGTTACTCCTGAGTCGTACAAATGGCAAGACAGTGGCAGAGCACGCGTCCCATTtcgttagtaagtacttacttactttggtTTTAggaaataattaatttcaattaataatatttat
This genomic interval from Pectinophora gossypiella chromosome Z, ilPecGoss1.1, whole genome shotgun sequence contains the following:
- the LOC126380420 gene encoding uncharacterized protein LOC126380420, producing the protein MFFRRYSGFLKEQNLQEKINMLHHMYLPMDLNTAFYRNKLNAMKKLDFILKHTSRRNLQEADFTELLICALTLIYFFGMRLKLSRLTSRWWYWCGKRDFVRAEAAFQKTMDLLQPERSEITIKITLNFFSDVALWPFESFVEQILEVLLYFNRGNMTLYNIMLTDIHYVLFSDVKSARHRMRVLYELLKSKNWVIDKQKLLPFITRLLDFFAKSENRVSVYMYLRKGFEVCLRRIFERAENKDRLTIITTMLNWFALVKMSDDDVLEFSSLIDRAAELYIVGSYSDSFSEGLFNHVLKNLVGSSNPFYSLIGSRLLQRFLDRQGNGNYLVTPTIFYEFSQINLEIGIYDSSDKTFMRHHRETFHRYIMKACRRHCHNSVNLKALFLVICCIVLEVPCGLTAAAAACIVMSIQDFALNGENITATCRYWMHAVVVSVMSLICWVHKSPVLYSYVNQIISRRAKEAPQLNPPLMHVYTIGHHHVTWNKPTLFFEDWELRYGLWKHFIDQTGKERENKFVKKIPSLNMGA